A single genomic interval of Prionailurus viverrinus isolate Anna chromosome A2, UM_Priviv_1.0, whole genome shotgun sequence harbors:
- the TLR9 gene encoding toll-like receptor 9 translates to MQMASDSPHHPPPLAVGRMGAREGATVLFLNSHFLCSLSLHCGKGLRAPGILLCHRCPVCHPDPLEKPPLPVMGPCRGALHPLSLLVQAAALAVALAQGTLPAFLPCELQRHGLVNCDWLFLKSVPHFSAAAPRGNVTSLSLYSNRIHHLHDSDFVHLSSLRRLNLKWNCPPASLSPMHFPCHMTIEPHTFLAVPTLEELNLSYNSITTVPALPSSLVSLSLSRTNILVLDPANLAGLHSLRFLFLDGNCYYKNPCPQALQVAPGALLGLGNLTHLSLKYNNLTAVPLGLPPSLEYLLLSYNHIITLAPEDLANLTALRVLDVGGNCRRCDHARNPCMECPKGFPHLHPDTFSHLSKLEGLVLKDSSLYNLNPRWFHALGNLMVLDLSENFLYDCITKTTAFQGLAQLRRLNLSFNYHKKVSFAHLHLAPSFGSLLSLQQLDMHGIFFRSLSETTLRSLVHLPMLQSLHLQMNFINQAQLSIFGAFPGLRYVDLSDNRISGAMELAAATGEVDGGERVRLLSGDLALGPPGTPSSEGFMPGCKTLNFTLDLSRNNLVTIQPEMFARLSRLQCLILSRNSISQAVNGSQFMPLTSLQVLDLSHNKLDLYHGRSFTELPRLEALDLSYNSQPFSMQGVGHNLSFVAQLPALRYLSLAHNDIHSRVSQQLCSASLRALDFSGNALSRMWAEGDLYLRFFRGLRSLVRLDLSQNRLHTLLPRTLDNLPKSLRLLRLRDNYLAFFNWSSLVLLPRLEALDLAGNQLKALSNGSLPNGTQLQRLDLSSNSISFVASSFFALATRLRELNLSANALKTVEPSWFGSLAGTLKVLDVTGNPLHCACGAAFVDFLLEVQAAVPGLPGHVKCGSPGQLQGRSIFAQDLRLCLDEALSWDCFGLSLLTVALGLAVPMLHHLCGWDLWYCFHLCLAWLPRRGRRRGTDSLPYDAFVVFDKAQSAVADWVYNELRVRLEERRGRRALRLCLEERDWLPGKTLFENLWASVYSSRKMLFVLAHTDRVSGLLRASFLLAQQRLLEDRKDVVVLVILRPDAHRSRYVRLRQRLCRQSVLLWPHQPSGQRSFWAQLGTALTRDNQHFYNQNFCRGPTTAE, encoded by the exons ATGCAAATGGCCTCTGACTCACCACACCACCCACCACCTCTCGCTGTGGGCAGGATGGGGGCGAGGGAGGGGGCTACTGTGTTATTTCTAAATTCTCACTTCCTCTGTTCTCTGAGCCTACACTGTGGGAAGGGTCTGCGAGCTCCAGGCATTCTTCTCTGCCATCGCTGCCCAGTCTGCCATCCAGACCCTCTGGAGAAGCCCCCACTCCCTGTCATG GGCCCCTGCCGTGGCGCCCTGCACCCCCTGTCTCTCCTGGTGCAGGCTGCCGCGCTGGCCGTGGCCCTGGCCCAGGgcaccctgcctgccttcctgccctgTGAGCTCCAGCGCCACGGCCTGGTGAATTGTGACTGGCTGTTCCTCAAGTCCGTGCCCCACTTCTCGGCGGCAGCGCCCCGTGGTAACGTCACCAGCCTTTCCCTGTACTCCAACCGCATCCACCACCTCCATGACTCCGACTTTGTCCACCTGTCCAGCCTGCGGCGTCTCAACCTCAAATGGAACTGCCCACCCGCCAGCCTCAGCCCCATGCACTTCCCCTGTCACATGACCATTGAGCCCCACACCTTCCTGGCCGTGCCCACCCTGGAGGAGCTGAACCTGAGCTACAACAGCATCACGACAGTACCCGCCCTGCCCAGTTCCCTCGTGTCCCTGTCCTTGAGCCGTACCAACATCCTGGTGCTGGACCCTGCCAACCTCGCAGGGCTGCACTCCCTGCGCTTCCTGTTCCTGGATGGCAACTGCTACTACAAGAACCCCTGCCCGCAGGCCCTGCAGGTGGCCCCGGGTGCCCTCCTTGGCCTGGGCAACCTTACGCACCTGTCACTCAAGTACAACAACCTCACTGCGGTGCCCCTCGGCCTGCCCCCCAGCCTGGAGTACCTGCTATTGTCCTACAACCACATCATCACCCTGGCACCTGAGGACCTGGCCAACCTGACCGCCCTGCGTGTGCTCGATGTGGGTGGGAACTGCCGTCGCTGTGACCACGCCCGCAACCCCTGTATGGAGTGCCCCAAGGGCTTCCCGCACCTGCACCCTGACACCTTCAGCCACCTGAGCAAACTTGAAGGCCTGGTGTTGAAGGACAGCTCTCTCTACAACCTGAACCCCAGATGGTTCCATGCCCTGGGCAACCTCATGGTGCTGGACCTGAGTGAGAACTTCCTATACGACTGCATCACCAAAACCACAGCcttccagggcctggcccagctGCGCAGACTCAACTTGTCTTTCAATTACCACAAGAAGGTGTCCTTTGCCCACCTGCATCTGGCGCCCTCCTTCGGGAGCCTGCTCTCCCTGCAGCAGCTGGACATGCATGGCATCTTCTTCCGCTCGCTCAGCGAGACCACGCTCCGGTCGCTGGTCCACCTGCCCATGCTCCAGAGTCTGCACCTGCAGATGAACTTCATCAATCAGGCCCAGCTCAGCATCTTCGGGGCCTTCCCTGGCCTGCGATACGTGGACCTGTCAGACAACCGCATAAGTGGAGCCATGGAGCTGGCGGCTGCCACGGGGGAAGTGGATGGTGGGGAGAGAGTCCGGCTGCTATCTGGGGACCTAGCTCTGGGCCCACCGGGCACCCCTAGCTCCGAGGGCTTTATGCCAGGCTGCAAGACCCTCAACTTCACCTTGGACCTGTCACGGAACAACCTAGTGACAATCCAGCCAGAGATGTTTGCCCGGCTCTCGCGCCTCCAGTGCCTGATCCTGAGCCGCAACAGCATCTCGCAGGCAGTCAACGGCTCACAATTTATGCCGCTGACCAGCCTGCAGGTGCTGGACCTGTCCCATAACAAGCTGGACCTGTACCATGGGCGCTCTTTCACGGAGCTGCCGCGGCTGGAGGCCCTGGACCTCAGCTACAACAGCCAACCCTTCAGCATGCAGGGCGTGGGTCACAACCTCAGCTTTGTGGCACAGCTGCCGGCCCTGCGCTATCTCAGCCTGGCGCACAACGACATCCACAGCCGTGTGTCCCAGCAGCTCTGCAGCGCCTCGCTGCGGGCCTTGGACTTCAGCGGCAATGCCTTGAGCCGGATGTGGGCCGAGGGAGACCTGTATCTCCGCTTCTTCCGAGGCCTGAGGAGCCTGGTCCGGTTGGATCTGTCCCAGAATCGCCTGCATACCCTCTTGCCACGCACCCTGGACAACCTCCCCAAGAGCCTGCGGCTGCTGCGTCTCCGTGACAATTATCTGGCTTTCTTCAACTGGAGCAGCCTGGTCCTCCTCCCCAGGCTGGAAGCCCTGGACCTGGCGGGAAACCAGCTGAAGGCCCTGAGCAACGGCAGCTTGCCTAACGGGACCCAGCTCCAGAGGCTGGACCTCAGCAGCAACAGCATCAGCTTCGTGGCCTCCAGCTTTTTTGCTCTGGCCACAAGGCTGCGAGAGCTCAACCTCAGTGCCAACGCCCTCAAGACGGTAGAGCCCTCCTGGTTTGGTTCTCTAGCGGGCACCCTGAAAGTCCTAGATGTGACTGGCAACCCCCTGCACTGCGCCTGTGGGGCGGCCTTCGTGGACTTCTTGCTGGAGgtgcaggctgcagtgcctggCCTGCCAGGCCACGTCAAGTGTGGCAGTCCAGGTCAGCTCCAGGGCCGCAGCATCTTTGCGCAGGATCTGCGCCTCTGCCTGGATGAGGCCCTCTCCTGGGACTGTTTTGGCCTCTCACTGCTGACCGTGGCCCTGGGCCTGGCCGTGCCCATGCTGCACCACCTCTGTGGCTGGGACCTCTGGTACTGCTTCCACCTGTGCCTGGCCTGGCTGCcccggcgggggcggcggcggggcaCGGATTCCCTGCCCTACGATGCCTTTGTGGTCTTCGACAAGGCACAGAGCGCGGTGGCCGACTGGGTGTACAATGAGCTGCGGGTACGGCTAGAGGAGCGCCGTGGACGCCGAGCGCTCCGCCTGTGCCTGGAGGAACGTGACTGGCTACCCGGTAAAACGCTCTTTGAGAAcctgtgggcctcagtttacaGCAGCCGCAAGATGCTGTTTGTGCTGGCCCACACAGACAGGGTCAGCGGCCTCTTGCGCGCCAGCTTTCTGCTGGCCCAGCAGCGCCTGCTGGAGGACCGCAAGGACGTTGTGGTGCTGGTGATCCTGCGCCCTGACGCCCACCGCTCCCGCTATGTGCGGCTGCGCCAGCGCCTCTGCCGCCAGAGCGTCCTCCTCTGGCCCCACCAGCCCAGTGGCCAGCGCAGCTTCTGGGCCCAGCTGGGCACGGCCCTGACCAGGGACAACCAGCACTTCTATAACCAGAACTTCTGCCGGGGCCCCACGACGGCAGAGTGA
- the ALAS1 gene encoding 5-aminolevulinate synthase, non-specific, mitochondrial isoform X1, with amino-acid sequence MRGAHSGCILGRRRSRPEGSRGQGQRFGSAWPGCLPTPPQPPPPLQSPAQDQCTLSDMETVVRRCPFLSRVPQAFLQKAGKSLLFYAQNCPKMMEVGAKPAPRALSTSTVHCQQVKETPPANEKDKTAKAEGQQAPDGSQQTPDGIQIPSGHPSLATSQGTASKCPFLAAQMSQKGSSVFCKASLELQEDVQEMHAVRKEVAQTSVNPSVISVKTDSGEPSGLLKNFQDIMRKQRPERVSHLLQDNLPKSVSTFQYDRFFEKKIDEKKNDHTYRVFKTVNRRAHIFPMADDYSDSLITKKQVSVWCSNDYLGMSRHPRVCGAVMDTLKQHGAGAGGTRNISGTSKFHVDLEQELADLHGKDAALLFSSCFVANDSTLFTLARMMPGCEIYSDSGNHASMIQGIRNSRVPKYIFRHNDVSHLRELLQRSDPSVPKIVAFETVHSMDGAVCPLEELCDVAHEFGAITFVDEVHAVGLYGTRGGGIGDRDGVMPKMDIISGTLGKAFGCVGGYIASTSSLIDTVRSYAAGFIFTTSLPPMLLAGALESVRILKSAEGRALRRQHQRNVKLMRQMLMDAGLPVVHCPSHIIPVRVADAAKNTEVCDELMSRHNIYVQAINYPTVPRGEELLRIAPTPHHTPQMMNYFLENLLATWKRVGLELKPHSSAECNFCRRPLHFEVMSEREKSYFSGMSKLVSAQA; translated from the exons ATGCGCGGCGCTCACTCTGGCTGTATATTAGGGCGACGCCGCTCGCGGCCTGAGGGTTCCCGCGGACAAGGGCAACGGTTTGGTTCTGCTTGGCCTGGGTGCCTGCCGACTCCGCCACAGCCGCCGCCGCCTCTGCAGTCCCCCGCGCAG GATCAGTGCACCCTCTCGGACATGGAGACTGTTGTTCGCCGCTGCCCATTCTTATCCAGAGTGCCTCAGGCCTTTCTGCAGAAGGCAGGCAAATCTCTGTTGTTCTATGCCCAAAACTGCCCTAAGATGATGGAAGTTGGGGCCAAGCCAGCCCCTCGGGCCCTGTCCACTTCAACAGTACACTGCCAGCAGGTCAAAGAAACCCCTCCGGCTAATGAGA AGGACAAAACTGCCAAAGCCGAGGGTCAGCAGGCTCCTGATGGATCCCAGCAGACTCCAGATGGCATACAGATTCCGTCTGGACATCCCTCCCTTGCCACAAGCCAGGGCACTGCGAGCAAATGCCCTTTCCTGGCAGCCCAGATGAGCCAGAAGGGCAGCAGCGTCTTCTGCAAAGCCAGTCTAGAGCTTCAGGAGGATGTGCAGGAAATGCATGCCGTGAGGAAAG AGGTTGCCCAAACCTCAGTGAACCCCAGTGTGATTAGTGTGAAGACCGACAGTGGGGAGCCAAGTGGGTTGCTGAAGAACTTCCAGGATATCATGCGAAAACAAAGACCAGAAAGAGTATCCCATCTTCTTCAAGATAACTTGCCAAAAT CTGTTTCTACTTTTCAGTATGATCGTTTCTTTGAGAAGAaaattgatgagaaaaaaaatgaccatacCTATCGAGTTTTTAAAACTGTGAACCGGAGGGCACACATCTTTCCCATGGCGGATGACTATTCGGACTCTCTCATCACCAAAAAGCAGGTGTCGGTCTGGTGTAGCAATGACTACCTGGGAATGAGTCGCCATCCACGAGTGTGTGGGGCAGTCAT ggaCACTTTGAAACAACATGGTGCTGGAGCAGGTGGTACTAGAAATATTTCAGGAACTAGTAAATTCCATGTGGACCTGGAGCAGGAGCTGGCTGATTTACATGGGAAGGATGCAGCACTCTTGTTTTCCTCCTGCTTTGTGGCCAACGACTCGACCCTGTTCACTCTGGCTAGGATGATGCCGG GCTGTGAGATTTACTCTGATTCTGGGAACCATGCCTCCATGATCCAAGGGATTCGGAACAGCCGAGTGCCAAAGTACATCTTCCGCCACAATGACGTCAGCCACCTCAGAGAACTGTTACAGAGATCTGACCCCTCGGTCCCCAAGATTGTCGCCTTTGAAACCGTCCACTCAATGGATG GGGCAGTGTGCCCACTGGAAGAGCTATGTGATGTGGCGCATGAGTTTGGAGCAATCACCTTTGTGGATGAGGTCCATGCCGTGGGACTGTATGGGACTCGAGGTGGAGGGATTGGTGATCGTGACGGAGTTATGCCCAAAATGGACATCATTTCTGGAACGCTTG GCAAAGCCTTTGGCTGTGTTGGAGGGTACATCGCCAGCACGAGTTCTCTGATTGACACGGTACGGTCCTATGCGGCTGGCTTCATCTTCACCACCTCCCTGCCGCCCATGCTGCTGGCTGGGGCCCTGGAGTCTGTGCGGATCCTGAAGAGTGCTGAGGGGCGGGCACTTCGCCGCCAGCACCAACGCAACGTCAAGCTCATGAGGCAGATGCTCATGGACGCGGGCCTCCCAGTTGTCCACTGCCCCAGTCACATCATCCCTGTCCGG GTTGCAGATGCCGCGAAAAACACTGAAGTGTGTGATGAACTAATGAGCAGACATAACATCTATGTCCAGGCAATCAATTACCCCACGGTGCCCCGGGGGGAGGAGCTCCTGCGGATCGCCCCCACTCCTCACCACACACCGCAGATGATGAACTACTTCCTTG AGAATCTGCTGGCCACGTGGAAGAGAGTGGGTCTGGAACTCAAGCCACATTCCTCAGCCGAGTGCAACTTCTGCAGGAGGCCACTGCATTTTGAAGTgatgagtgaaagagagaaatccTACTTCTCCGGCATGAGCAAGTTGGTATCTGCCCAGGCCTGA
- the ALAS1 gene encoding 5-aminolevulinate synthase, non-specific, mitochondrial isoform X2: METVVRRCPFLSRVPQAFLQKAGKSLLFYAQNCPKMMEVGAKPAPRALSTSTVHCQQVKETPPANEKDKTAKAEGQQAPDGSQQTPDGIQIPSGHPSLATSQGTASKCPFLAAQMSQKGSSVFCKASLELQEDVQEMHAVRKEVAQTSVNPSVISVKTDSGEPSGLLKNFQDIMRKQRPERVSHLLQDNLPKSVSTFQYDRFFEKKIDEKKNDHTYRVFKTVNRRAHIFPMADDYSDSLITKKQVSVWCSNDYLGMSRHPRVCGAVMDTLKQHGAGAGGTRNISGTSKFHVDLEQELADLHGKDAALLFSSCFVANDSTLFTLARMMPGCEIYSDSGNHASMIQGIRNSRVPKYIFRHNDVSHLRELLQRSDPSVPKIVAFETVHSMDGAVCPLEELCDVAHEFGAITFVDEVHAVGLYGTRGGGIGDRDGVMPKMDIISGTLGKAFGCVGGYIASTSSLIDTVRSYAAGFIFTTSLPPMLLAGALESVRILKSAEGRALRRQHQRNVKLMRQMLMDAGLPVVHCPSHIIPVRVADAAKNTEVCDELMSRHNIYVQAINYPTVPRGEELLRIAPTPHHTPQMMNYFLENLLATWKRVGLELKPHSSAECNFCRRPLHFEVMSEREKSYFSGMSKLVSAQA; this comes from the exons ATGGAGACTGTTGTTCGCCGCTGCCCATTCTTATCCAGAGTGCCTCAGGCCTTTCTGCAGAAGGCAGGCAAATCTCTGTTGTTCTATGCCCAAAACTGCCCTAAGATGATGGAAGTTGGGGCCAAGCCAGCCCCTCGGGCCCTGTCCACTTCAACAGTACACTGCCAGCAGGTCAAAGAAACCCCTCCGGCTAATGAGA AGGACAAAACTGCCAAAGCCGAGGGTCAGCAGGCTCCTGATGGATCCCAGCAGACTCCAGATGGCATACAGATTCCGTCTGGACATCCCTCCCTTGCCACAAGCCAGGGCACTGCGAGCAAATGCCCTTTCCTGGCAGCCCAGATGAGCCAGAAGGGCAGCAGCGTCTTCTGCAAAGCCAGTCTAGAGCTTCAGGAGGATGTGCAGGAAATGCATGCCGTGAGGAAAG AGGTTGCCCAAACCTCAGTGAACCCCAGTGTGATTAGTGTGAAGACCGACAGTGGGGAGCCAAGTGGGTTGCTGAAGAACTTCCAGGATATCATGCGAAAACAAAGACCAGAAAGAGTATCCCATCTTCTTCAAGATAACTTGCCAAAAT CTGTTTCTACTTTTCAGTATGATCGTTTCTTTGAGAAGAaaattgatgagaaaaaaaatgaccatacCTATCGAGTTTTTAAAACTGTGAACCGGAGGGCACACATCTTTCCCATGGCGGATGACTATTCGGACTCTCTCATCACCAAAAAGCAGGTGTCGGTCTGGTGTAGCAATGACTACCTGGGAATGAGTCGCCATCCACGAGTGTGTGGGGCAGTCAT ggaCACTTTGAAACAACATGGTGCTGGAGCAGGTGGTACTAGAAATATTTCAGGAACTAGTAAATTCCATGTGGACCTGGAGCAGGAGCTGGCTGATTTACATGGGAAGGATGCAGCACTCTTGTTTTCCTCCTGCTTTGTGGCCAACGACTCGACCCTGTTCACTCTGGCTAGGATGATGCCGG GCTGTGAGATTTACTCTGATTCTGGGAACCATGCCTCCATGATCCAAGGGATTCGGAACAGCCGAGTGCCAAAGTACATCTTCCGCCACAATGACGTCAGCCACCTCAGAGAACTGTTACAGAGATCTGACCCCTCGGTCCCCAAGATTGTCGCCTTTGAAACCGTCCACTCAATGGATG GGGCAGTGTGCCCACTGGAAGAGCTATGTGATGTGGCGCATGAGTTTGGAGCAATCACCTTTGTGGATGAGGTCCATGCCGTGGGACTGTATGGGACTCGAGGTGGAGGGATTGGTGATCGTGACGGAGTTATGCCCAAAATGGACATCATTTCTGGAACGCTTG GCAAAGCCTTTGGCTGTGTTGGAGGGTACATCGCCAGCACGAGTTCTCTGATTGACACGGTACGGTCCTATGCGGCTGGCTTCATCTTCACCACCTCCCTGCCGCCCATGCTGCTGGCTGGGGCCCTGGAGTCTGTGCGGATCCTGAAGAGTGCTGAGGGGCGGGCACTTCGCCGCCAGCACCAACGCAACGTCAAGCTCATGAGGCAGATGCTCATGGACGCGGGCCTCCCAGTTGTCCACTGCCCCAGTCACATCATCCCTGTCCGG GTTGCAGATGCCGCGAAAAACACTGAAGTGTGTGATGAACTAATGAGCAGACATAACATCTATGTCCAGGCAATCAATTACCCCACGGTGCCCCGGGGGGAGGAGCTCCTGCGGATCGCCCCCACTCCTCACCACACACCGCAGATGATGAACTACTTCCTTG AGAATCTGCTGGCCACGTGGAAGAGAGTGGGTCTGGAACTCAAGCCACATTCCTCAGCCGAGTGCAACTTCTGCAGGAGGCCACTGCATTTTGAAGTgatgagtgaaagagagaaatccTACTTCTCCGGCATGAGCAAGTTGGTATCTGCCCAGGCCTGA
- the ALAS1 gene encoding 5-aminolevulinate synthase, non-specific, mitochondrial isoform X3, with translation MRGAHSGCILGRRRSRPEGSRGQGQRFGSAWPGCLPTPPQPPPPLQSPAQDQCTLSDMETVVRRCPFLSRVPQAFLQKAGKSLLFYAQNCPKMMEVGAKPAPRALSTSTVHCQQVKETPPANEKDKTAKAEGQQAPDGSQQTPDGIQIPSGHPSLATSQGTASKCPFLAAQMSQKGSSVFCKASLELQEDVQEMHAVRKEVAQTSVNPSVISVKTDSGEPSGLLKNFQDIMRKQRPERVSHLLQDNLPKSVSTFQYDRFFEKKIDEKKNDHTYRVFKTVNRRAHIFPMADDYSDSLITKKQVSVWCSNDYLGMSRHPRVCGAVMDTLKQHGAGAGGTRNISGTSKFHVDLEQELADLHGKDAALLFSSCFVANDSTLFTLARMMPGCEIYSDSGNHASMIQGIRNSRVPKYIFRHNDVSHLRELLQRSDPSVPKIVAFETVHSMDGAVCPLEELCDVAHEFGAITFVDEVHAVGLYGTRGGGIGDRDGVMPKMDIISGTLGKAFGCVGGYIASTSSLIDTVRSYAAGFIFTTSLPPMLLAGALESVRILKSAEGRALRRQHQRNVKLMRQMLMDAGLPVVHCPSHIIPVRVMTCL, from the exons ATGCGCGGCGCTCACTCTGGCTGTATATTAGGGCGACGCCGCTCGCGGCCTGAGGGTTCCCGCGGACAAGGGCAACGGTTTGGTTCTGCTTGGCCTGGGTGCCTGCCGACTCCGCCACAGCCGCCGCCGCCTCTGCAGTCCCCCGCGCAG GATCAGTGCACCCTCTCGGACATGGAGACTGTTGTTCGCCGCTGCCCATTCTTATCCAGAGTGCCTCAGGCCTTTCTGCAGAAGGCAGGCAAATCTCTGTTGTTCTATGCCCAAAACTGCCCTAAGATGATGGAAGTTGGGGCCAAGCCAGCCCCTCGGGCCCTGTCCACTTCAACAGTACACTGCCAGCAGGTCAAAGAAACCCCTCCGGCTAATGAGA AGGACAAAACTGCCAAAGCCGAGGGTCAGCAGGCTCCTGATGGATCCCAGCAGACTCCAGATGGCATACAGATTCCGTCTGGACATCCCTCCCTTGCCACAAGCCAGGGCACTGCGAGCAAATGCCCTTTCCTGGCAGCCCAGATGAGCCAGAAGGGCAGCAGCGTCTTCTGCAAAGCCAGTCTAGAGCTTCAGGAGGATGTGCAGGAAATGCATGCCGTGAGGAAAG AGGTTGCCCAAACCTCAGTGAACCCCAGTGTGATTAGTGTGAAGACCGACAGTGGGGAGCCAAGTGGGTTGCTGAAGAACTTCCAGGATATCATGCGAAAACAAAGACCAGAAAGAGTATCCCATCTTCTTCAAGATAACTTGCCAAAAT CTGTTTCTACTTTTCAGTATGATCGTTTCTTTGAGAAGAaaattgatgagaaaaaaaatgaccatacCTATCGAGTTTTTAAAACTGTGAACCGGAGGGCACACATCTTTCCCATGGCGGATGACTATTCGGACTCTCTCATCACCAAAAAGCAGGTGTCGGTCTGGTGTAGCAATGACTACCTGGGAATGAGTCGCCATCCACGAGTGTGTGGGGCAGTCAT ggaCACTTTGAAACAACATGGTGCTGGAGCAGGTGGTACTAGAAATATTTCAGGAACTAGTAAATTCCATGTGGACCTGGAGCAGGAGCTGGCTGATTTACATGGGAAGGATGCAGCACTCTTGTTTTCCTCCTGCTTTGTGGCCAACGACTCGACCCTGTTCACTCTGGCTAGGATGATGCCGG GCTGTGAGATTTACTCTGATTCTGGGAACCATGCCTCCATGATCCAAGGGATTCGGAACAGCCGAGTGCCAAAGTACATCTTCCGCCACAATGACGTCAGCCACCTCAGAGAACTGTTACAGAGATCTGACCCCTCGGTCCCCAAGATTGTCGCCTTTGAAACCGTCCACTCAATGGATG GGGCAGTGTGCCCACTGGAAGAGCTATGTGATGTGGCGCATGAGTTTGGAGCAATCACCTTTGTGGATGAGGTCCATGCCGTGGGACTGTATGGGACTCGAGGTGGAGGGATTGGTGATCGTGACGGAGTTATGCCCAAAATGGACATCATTTCTGGAACGCTTG GCAAAGCCTTTGGCTGTGTTGGAGGGTACATCGCCAGCACGAGTTCTCTGATTGACACGGTACGGTCCTATGCGGCTGGCTTCATCTTCACCACCTCCCTGCCGCCCATGCTGCTGGCTGGGGCCCTGGAGTCTGTGCGGATCCTGAAGAGTGCTGAGGGGCGGGCACTTCGCCGCCAGCACCAACGCAACGTCAAGCTCATGAGGCAGATGCTCATGGACGCGGGCCTCCCAGTTGTCCACTGCCCCAGTCACATCATCCCTGTCCGGGTAATGACCTGTCTGTGA